One genomic segment of Mesoaciditoga lauensis cd-1655R = DSM 25116 includes these proteins:
- a CDS encoding carbohydrate kinase family protein — protein MIEIDVVGGIFRDLIFYGNRHSKDLLEIPGGTGYNVFAGLRALGVNVYFHANIGKDWPFEKDDSFNIVEDKKSGVFVSLNENEVLAVYRGANLHAKNESLRSKILFSSLECGGNTFERFAKSMRSSNGIVLLDPTPVFEWKDEYIELCDYLLPNEEEYSAIFGKDIPSARVKIFEKLGEKGAKYIEKNEEHSIPASQGGKFSLGCGDAFDTAVLYGLLNNKTPLEILKTAIETGTSASFIKGSSTAVVEAIEIVKHYFEL, from the coding sequence TTGATAGAGATAGATGTAGTTGGCGGAATTTTCAGAGATCTTATTTTTTACGGCAACAGACATTCCAAGGATCTTCTTGAAATTCCTGGAGGTACTGGTTACAACGTTTTTGCCGGCCTTCGTGCACTAGGTGTTAATGTTTATTTTCATGCAAACATAGGAAAAGATTGGCCTTTCGAAAAAGATGATAGTTTTAATATTGTTGAAGATAAAAAAAGTGGCGTTTTCGTTTCTTTAAATGAAAATGAAGTACTCGCAGTCTATCGTGGAGCAAATCTCCATGCGAAAAATGAATCTCTTCGTTCCAAAATACTTTTCTCATCGTTAGAATGCGGAGGAAACACTTTTGAAAGATTTGCAAAAAGTATGAGATCTTCCAATGGCATCGTGCTCCTGGATCCAACTCCGGTTTTCGAATGGAAAGATGAATATATTGAACTTTGTGATTATCTTTTACCCAACGAAGAAGAATATAGCGCTATTTTCGGGAAAGATATTCCATCTGCAAGGGTTAAAATATTTGAAAAACTGGGAGAAAAAGGCGCAAAGTACATCGAAAAAAATGAAGAACATTCTATTCCCGCTTCACAAGGAGGCAAATTTTCGCTGGGATGTGGTGATGCTTTTGATACTGCCGTTTTGTACGGTTTGCTCAACAATAAAACACCCCTCGAAATTCTTAAAACGGCAATTGAAACTGGTACATCCGCTTCCTTTATTAAGGGAAGCTCTACCGCTGTTGTAGAAGCCATAGAGATCGTAAAACACTATTTTGAACTTTAA
- a CDS encoding nitronate monooxygenase, translating into MPSLKIGEFTAKIPIIQGGMSVGVSLSGLASAVANEGGIGVIGAAGIGMFEEDFERNFKGANRRALRKEIRKAKEMTDGLIGVNVLMALTDADELIKISAEEKVNFVFLGAGLPLKLPEEVIPQGEKEPFTKVVPIVSSARATKIIFDYWAKNYGNVPSIVVVEGPMAGGHLGFKKEQIDDPNYALEKIFPPILETVKGYEKRFNKEILVVAAGGIFDGSDICKYISMGAAGVQMGTRFVATYECDASQKFKEMYLKCKKEDLEIIKSPVGLPGRAIRNKFIEDVEKGIRKPFKCPWKCLKTCDFRTSPYCIARALTNAKEGKLDDGFTFAGANAYRVNKIVSVKELIEGLKEEYAESCEKLN; encoded by the coding sequence ATGCCTTCTTTGAAGATCGGAGAATTTACGGCGAAGATCCCGATAATTCAAGGTGGAATGAGTGTGGGAGTATCCTTGTCAGGTTTGGCGTCGGCCGTTGCCAATGAAGGAGGAATAGGTGTCATTGGGGCGGCAGGTATAGGAATGTTTGAAGAAGATTTTGAAAGAAATTTCAAGGGTGCTAACAGGCGTGCTCTGAGAAAAGAAATAAGAAAAGCCAAAGAGATGACCGATGGACTTATAGGTGTGAACGTCCTGATGGCCTTAACGGATGCGGATGAACTTATAAAGATATCAGCAGAGGAAAAGGTTAACTTCGTCTTTTTGGGGGCGGGTCTTCCTTTGAAGCTTCCAGAAGAAGTAATTCCCCAAGGTGAAAAAGAACCTTTCACCAAGGTGGTTCCCATAGTCTCCTCCGCGCGTGCGACAAAGATAATATTCGATTATTGGGCCAAAAATTATGGAAACGTTCCTTCCATAGTGGTTGTAGAAGGGCCAATGGCTGGTGGACATTTGGGATTTAAGAAGGAACAGATAGACGATCCAAACTACGCTTTGGAGAAAATATTTCCTCCGATCCTCGAGACCGTTAAGGGGTATGAAAAAAGATTCAACAAAGAAATCCTAGTTGTAGCGGCCGGGGGCATATTTGATGGTTCGGATATATGTAAATACATTTCAATGGGTGCGGCAGGTGTTCAAATGGGAACCAGATTTGTTGCCACTTACGAGTGTGATGCTTCCCAGAAATTCAAAGAAATGTACTTAAAATGCAAGAAGGAAGACCTGGAGATAATAAAAAGCCCAGTCGGACTGCCAGGCAGGGCCATAAGAAACAAATTTATAGAAGATGTAGAAAAGGGAATAAGAAAGCCATTTAAATGCCCGTGGAAGTGTTTGAAAACTTGTGATTTCAGGACCTCTCCTTACTGTATAGCTCGTGCCTTGACAAACGCCAAAGAAGGGAAACTGGACGATGGATTTACTTTTGCGGGAGCAAATGCTTACCGCGTAAACAAGATCGTATCAGTCAAAGAGCTAATCGAGGGATTAAAAGAAGAATATGCTGAAAGTTGTGAGAAGTTAAATTAA